Part of the Cupriavidus basilensis genome is shown below.
GCCAAAGCTGCCCGTCAGCAGCGGCAGCACCTTGCCGGGCGTGAAGAAGCTCAGCGCCCAGACGATGCGGCGCCGGACATCCGGCGAAAGCTCACGCTTGAGCCGCGACGCCAATGGCGGAACCGCCTCATCGTCACCGATGGCCGCCAGCGCCAACGCCGCCTCGCCACGCACCGCATCGTCGTCATCCCCCAGCAGTCCAAGCAGCAGCGGCATGGTGCTTCGCGTCGATGCGGCTGATGGCCTCGATGATCTTGCACCAAGCCTCCTCGTCGCCGTCGCTCAGCGCACCGGCAAAAAACGGGACGGCCCGCGCATCGCGCAAGCTGGCGAGCGCGCCGCAGACGCTGCGCCTGACGTTCGGCTCGGCATCGCTCAGCGCACGGCAGAGGCTTTGCAGCGTGGCCTTGGTGTCGGGATGCGCCGCCCACGGGAGGCTGCCGAGCGAGTCGATCAGATGTTGCGTGGCGCCCGCATGCCGCATCTCGCCCAGCGCATTGACCGCGTAATTTCGGACTTCTTCGTCCGGATCGCTGAAGATGCGGTCGGCGAGGGTGTCGATGGCTTGATGCACCTGCATCGAACCCAGGGCGATCACGGCCTGCAGCCGCACGCCAGCCACCTCGTCGTTTGGCGCAACCATGAGCGCCGGGATGGCCTCCGGCGACTGGCTCGCCAGGGCCGAAGCCGCGGCCGCCCGGATCGACGCATCGCGGTCGCCCGCCAACGCCCGATGCACGGCCTGCGCCGCTTGCGCATGCGTCGCCATGTCGTAGTGCCCGAGCGCATGGATCGCGCTGGCGCGGATGTACGGGTCTTCGTCCCGCGCCGCGGCCAGCAACGGCGCAACAAACGCATCGGCCGTCCCCGGATCGGTGAGGCTGACGTTCG
Proteins encoded:
- a CDS encoding HEAT repeat domain-containing protein, whose protein sequence is MPLLLGLLGDDDDAVRGEAALALAAIGDDEAVPPLASRLKRELSPDVRRRIVWALSFFTPGKVLPLLTGSFGDSDPHVRQQAVLALAEICVVSGLRDLLSALPKRREDVRQALEEAIEALESGAMPDEGGGSRRVGIGTVHYA
- a CDS encoding HEAT repeat domain-containing protein is translated as MIDIKEIRRIDCASDALFNGRRLRALPVAENDTRKAPEAGTCVMMRAKAALAGNRDAAADDRAGEEGRAPGEIEDLIAFLRAQPPDERRGANVSLTDPGTADAFVAPLLAAARDEDPYIRASAIHALGHYDMATHAQAAQAVHRALAGDRDASIRAAAASALASQSPEAIPALMVAPNDEVAGVRLQAVIALGSMQVHQAIDTLADRIFSDPDEEVRNYAVNALGEMRHAGATQHLIDSLGSLPWAAHPDTKATLQSLCRALSDAEPNVRRSVCGALASLRDARAVPFFAGALSDGDEEAWCKIIEAISRIDAKHHAAAAWTAGG